DNA from Hwangdonia lutea:
CAAATCTAAAGTCCCCGAATCTAGAACGCCAAAACAATATGTTTTGGCGTTCATTTTTTTATGCTTTTTGTTTTGAAATCATTACTATTGCAATCTTAATATTTTACACATGATTTCAAGAAAAAACGCTTCTATCTCAAAATTCATTATTCATAAAGTAGGCAACAAATTTAACGATACAAAAAATGCTTTTTCAGATAAAACCGTCGATTTTGATGAAGCCAGTTACGATTTAATGTTGCCTTTTCTTTTGCGGCCTTTTGGCAGTTTGGTACAAAGTTATCGCTTTAATCATCACGCCAATATTGCCTTAAATGAAATTAACAGCTATGCCGCCCAAATGTTTAATGAAGATGAAGCTTTTGTTGACGTTTCAAAACATATCGTGGAGCATTTATACGAGCAATCCACTTCGGCTCAAATAAAAACGGGTGATGTTTTAGTGGTGATGTTCGAGGGTATAGAATATGCTGAAATGACCACAAACGCCATCGGAATTTTTAAAATTGAAAACAAGGTCAATTTTTTTCAAACCTACTTAGAAAATAACAGTTACGATGTGTTGGTTCAAAAAGGAATTAGCTCAAAAAAAGTAGATAAAGGCTGCTTGATTTTAAACCAAAGCGACACCGAAGGAAACATTGTTTTAAGTGTTGACAATAATGGTTACGATGCGCAATATTGGACCAATCAGTTTTTAAATATTAAATATGCCGATGATGCCAACAACCACACACAGCAATACATCGAACTGTGTAAAGAGTTTTCTACCGAGGTATTAAAAACCAGTTATGGCGCCCAAGAACAAAACACGTTTTTAGCGAAAACCATCGATTTTTTTAAGGAAAATGAAGTGGTAAATGTGGAGCGCTTTAAAGAAGAACTTTTTGAAGAAGAAAAACAGATAAGAGCATTTGAAGATTATAAAAAAGATTTTGAAGGCGAACAAAACATAGTTATCCGAAACCAGTTTGATGTCGCCGAAAAAGTAGTAACCAAAGAAAAGCGCAAGATTAAAACCGATATTAAACTCGATACCAACATTCAAATAAAACTAGATATTGATGCACCCGATGCCTCTGCCGAATACCTCGAACGTGGCTACGACGATGAAAAGAAAATGCATTATTACAAGGTTTTTTTTAATGCTGAGGCTTGATGTCTACGGCGTAGAATTAGAAACCTGCATCAGCTTACCGTTATAATATTTGCTTCCGTTTAAAGAGAAATCGAGAATATATTGCGCCATTTCCAAAGCGGTGGTTGGTGCTTTATAACCTGGAAACGCTTCTTCAAGCATTTCGGTTTGTACAGCACCTAAAGCCAACACATTAAACGAGATACCTGAGTCTTTATATTCTTCGGCGAGTAACTCTGTTAAGGTAATAACGGCTGCTTTACTGGAGCTATAAGCCGCTAATCCAGGGAATTTCATACTGCCTTGTACGCCGCCCATCGAGCTTATGGTGACGACATGACTGTTGTTTTTCATAAAAGGTAACACCACTCTTGTTAGTTCTGCTACTCCAAAAACGTTGGTTTTGTAAACATATTCAAAATCTGATATTGATGTTTCGGCAAACGGCTTATTAATAAGCGCCCCTGCATTGTTAATTAGCACATCTACTTGTTGCCAATTTTCTTTTACAAAAGCTTCAACTTTGCGGTATTCTTTAGCTTCAGACAAATCAAACGACATCGTGCTAACATGTTTCAATTGTATGTCTTTAATAGGTTTTTCATTCCGCGAAAGCGCCAAAACTTTGTGCCCTGATTTTGCAAATAGTTTTACCAATTCAAAACCTATACCTCTACTTGTTCCTGTAATTATTATGTTACTCATCGTTCATTTTTATATCCTGTGTTGGCGCATTTATCATGCCTTCCAAAGCAGGAATCATTAGATTAATAAAATTCGTCATGTGCTTAAAATCCATTTTATCGGCTTCGTCATCGACATGATGATAGTAATCAAAGTTTGTAAAATCGAAAGTAGAAATAGCATGTGCCGGTATTTTAAAAGCTTGATAAAACGGATAGTTATCAGATCTTTTAAACAACTGAAACTCTTTAGCTTTAGAAAAAAAACCGACAACCTCTTTTCCGCCGTATTCGTTTAATTTTTCGCCCATGTTCGATCTTTCGTATCCCGAAATATAGGACATTATTTCATCCTGAGCTCGCGGCACACCAATCATTTCAAAATTAATCATGGTATACAAATTGAGGTTTTGCTTTTTGAGTCTTTTAGCCAAATGGCTTGATCCTTTTAATCCCATTTCCTCGGCCGAAAACAAAGTAAAAAGTACACTACGTTTATTGCTTTTTGTTTTTGAAAAGTATTTGGCCCATTTTAAAACGGCAACAGTTCCCGAAGCGTCATCGTTTGCGCCGTTAGCAATGCTATCGCCATTTACAGCTTTTCCATAGCCAATATGATCGTAATGAGCACCGAGAATTACAAACTCGTTTTTAAGTTTTGGATCGTTCCCTTCCACATATCCAACCACATTATAACCCACAATATCTTTTAAGTTAAAGCTATCTCTGTATGTTTTGAAATAAGGTTTGACGTTATGCTTTTTGAAGTAATTCTCAATAAAAACGGCGGCTTTTTCTATGCCTTTACTTCCTGTATTTCTCCCTTCTAATTCGTCTGAAGCTAAATATTCCAAACTAGATTTTACGTTTTTTTCTGAAACCACAAAAGATGCTGATGCTTTTTGATTTACCTCTTTAACCTCACTTTTATTAGTTTCAGATTGAACTATGCTTTTTTGTGAACTGCAACTTAATATGATAGTTATTGCAATAATGCCAACTAATGTTTTCATGTTTTAATTTTAAAAATTTAAAGATAAAAAAAACCTGCTTCAATTGTTATGAAACAGGTTTTATATTATTTATGTTTTTACGCTTCCGCGGAAAGGGTTACACTAACATCGTTACAGGGTTTTCAATATACCCTTTTAGTGTTTGCAGGAATAAAGACCCAGTAGCGCCGTCAACCGTTCTATGGTCGCAAGCCAAACATAATTTCATGGTATTTCCCGGTACAACTTGCCCGTTTTTAACAACCGGTTTTTGCACAATGGCGCCAACCGATAATATGGCTGAATTTGGCTGATTGATGATAGACGTAAAACTCTCTATCCCAAACATACCAAGATTAGAAACCGTAAAAGTGCTCCCTTCCATTTCGTCGAGCGTTAACTTTTTGTTTCTTGCTCGACCTGCAAAATCTTTAACAGCTGCATTGAGTTGTGGCAACGATTGTTCATTGGCAAATTTCACTACCGGAACAACCAAACCATCTGGTACCGCAACCGCCACACCAATATGCACATGGTTATTTAAGCGCATTTTATCATCAAACCATTGCGAGTTAACTTGCGGATGTTGTTTTAATGCCAAAGCACAGGCTTTTACAACCATATCGTTAAACGATATTTTTGTGTCTGGCAAGGTATTAAACTGTTCGCGGAAGGCTATCGCATTGTCCATATCAAACTCCACATTTAAGTAATAATGTGGTGCTGTAAATTTTGATTTTGCTAAGTTTTTAGCAATGGCTTTGCGCATATTTGAGTTTGCAACCTCATCAAAATCTTCTTGTCCGGAAGGCACAAATTTGCCTACCGCAGCGCCTGATGTTGCCGGTGTATAGTTTTCAATATCGCGTTTTATAATTCGCCCGTTTTCTCCAGAGCCTTGGACTTGCGATAAATTAATACCTTTTTCCTCGGCCATTTTTTTAGCTAATGGCGACACAAATAAGCGTCCGCCATCAACAATTGGCGTAGGTGCAGGCGCACTTGGTTTTTGCGTTGTTGCTGCCGTTGGCGCTGGTTTCGACACCTCTTTTTTAGGCTCTTCCTTAGGCGTTTCTTCTGTTTTAGCAGATGCCGAAGATGATGCAAAATTCTCAGCTACGCCAGAAACATCTGTTCCTGCCGGACCAATAATGGCCAATAGCGCATCTACTTTGGCTGTCTCACCTTCTTGTAATCCGATTTCCAATAAAGTTCCTGATTCGAATGATTCGAATTCCATCGTGGCTTTATCGGTTTCAATTTCAGCTAAAATATCGCCTTCTTCAACCGAATCACCTACTTTTTTTAACCAGGTTGCTACGGTACCTTCTTCCATGGTATCGCTTAAACGCGGCATGGTTACTACTATAACGCCTTCTGGTAGTTCGGCATCCGGTGAAGTTTCTTCTTTTGATTCCGTTTTAGCTGGTGCTTCTTCCTCTTCTTTTGATTCTTCTTTTGCTTCCGCGGAAGCGTTAGCCGTTCCATTTATGAGCTCCGAAATATCTTCACCTTCATCGCCAATAATGGCTAAAAGTTCATCTACCTTAGTAGTTTCCCCTTCTTGAACACCAATATGAAGCAAGGTGCCTTCATTAAAGGATTCAAACTCCATAGTAGCTTTATCGGTTTCAATTTCTGCTAAAATATCACCTTCTTCTACCTTATCTCCTACTTTTTTTAACCAAGCCGCAACCGTACCTTCTTCCATGGTATCGCTTAAACGTGGCATATTTACTACTATTGCCATAGCTTATATTTTATGTTGTATAAATGGATAATCTTCTTGTTCGTAAACGGCATCGTACATCACATTCTTTTCTGGGTAAGGTGATTCGTCCGCAAATTTTTCACATTCTGAAACTAAAGCCTTAACACGTTTGTCGATAACTTTAATATCGTCTTCGGTGGCATATTTCTTTTCTAAAATAACATCCTTAACTTGGGTTATAGGATCGATTTTTTTGTATTCTTCAACTTCTTCTTTAGTTCTGTAATGTTGGGCATCACTCATGGAGTGCCCTCTGTAACGGTAGGTTTTAAGCTCTAAAAATGTTGGCCCATCGCCACGACGTGCACGCTTAATGGCTTCATCAAAAGCTTCTGCCACTTTTACGGGATTCATGCCATCTACTGGCCCACAAGGCATTTCGTATCCTTTTCCTAATTTCCAAATTTCAGTATGGTTTGCCGTTCTTTCAACCGAAGTTCCCATCGCATAGCCATTATTTTCGCAAACAAATACTACTGGAAGTTTCCATAGCATAGCTAAATTAAACGTTTCATGCAACGAACCCTGTCTTGCAGCACCATCGCCAAAACAACATAAGGTTACCCCATCTACACCGTGATATTTATCGCCAAAAGCAATACCAGCACCTAAAGGAATTTGCCCACCAACAATACCATGACCACCATAAAAACGGTGTTCCTTAGAAAAGATGTGCATGGAGCCCCCTAAACCTTGGGACGTACCGGTTGCTTTTCCAAAAAGTTCGGCCATAACACGCTTTGGGTCTACACCCATGCCAATTGGTTGCACGTGGTTACGGTATGCTGTAATCATTTTATCTTTGGTCAAATCCATGGCGTGTAAGGCGCCTGCCAAAACAGCTTCTTGACCGTTATACAAATGAAGAAACCCTCTTACTTTTTGTTGTATGTATGCTGCAGCTAATTTATCTTCAAATTTTCTCCAGAACAACATGTCTTCATACCACTTTAGGTATACTTCTTTAGTTACTTTTTGCATTTAGTTTATTATTTAGATCTAAAATAAAACTCCAGAATAATCATCTCGAGGCTTTAAATATACGACTCCAATTTAAAATTGGAATAAGCGAATAACAAAAGTAACACATTAGTCATTAATGGAAAAACTGAAAATAGTAAATTTTATACTAAAACGTTATAGTACAGATTTATCAAACACCAAAGGCAGTAAATTTGCCAAGGAGTCAGATTTAACCACTTTGCCCGTTTCGCCCATAAAATAAATCTCTATGGGGTAATGCTGCTTTACTTCGTATTCTACAATGGCCTGACGGCATGCACCACATGGTGGAATGGGACTTGTTGTTTTATTTTTTTTGGAACCCGCGGTAATAGCCATTCTTATTATTTTGGCTTCAGGATATTTTGCGCCCGCGTAATAAATGGCTGTTCGTTCGGCACATAACCCAGACGGATATGAGGCGTTTTCTTGATTATTTCCTATAATAATTTCGTTATTATCTAAAAGAATTGCGGCACCAACGTTAAATTTTGAATAGGGCGCATAGGCTTTTTCTCTGGCTTCAATGGCTTTATTCATTAATGTTATAACATCTTTTGGCACTTCACTTAAATCTTCAAAAACATAGAGTGTGGATTCTATTTTTACTTCCTTCATCGTGTATTTATTATTTTGTTGACTGTTATTTCATTTGATGATACAAAAATAAAAATAGCCAACTTATACCAATTTAACCGTGTAATGACGCATTCAAACTCGTTCACTTCCTGTTCTATCTCCTTGCTCATAATTTCCATAGCTACGGCTATGCAAACCAATCGCAGCGTCATAGAACAAAAAAGCGACTTCGTTTTCCGAGCGACTTTACAAAATTAAATTGGCGTTAAACGGAAACCTCAATGCTTTGCTCCGCGGAATTGTGTTTCAATATAAACAAAAAAACTATTGTTTTGTGGCAATAGTTTTTTTATAAATAATTTTTTTAGTGTACGATTAAAACTCGTTATAAGTACCAGCACCAATATTAAAGGTTAACGAAAAGCGCAAGGTGTTTTCTAACGGACTTTGTACTTTTGAAGCTGAAAATAAATACGACAAGTCGATATTAACCACATTGTATTTGAATCCTGCACCAAGGGCTAAAAACTTTCTTGCCCCTTTATCTTCACTTTCGTTAAAATAACCCGCTCTAAAAGCAAATGAATCTTGATATAAATATTCGGCACCTAAGGACCACGTGAACTCTTTTAGCTCCTCACTAAACCCGTTTGGGGCATCGCCGAACGATTGAAACATCCCTGTTAAAAAACTCACGTCTGGATCTTTACCCTTTACAATTATAGTTGGTTCGCTTCCATCTGTGGCTTGGGTTCCGTTACCATCTTCGTCAACAAAACCATAAACCGGTGGTGTTGGCACTAATAGTTTACCAACCTCGGCCGTTACGGCTATTTTATTATAATCATCAAAAATAAAATCGAAACCTGTACCTAAACGTAGTATCGTAGGTTGGAAATTTTCTTGTCCGCCTTCATCGTATTTAAACTTTGGCCCGATGTTTTGAATGGCGAATCCCATTCTCCAGCGTCCGTTAAAATCGTTATACGCCTCTTCTTCGCTTTGATAAAAGCCTGAAATATCTACGCCAAAAGTACTCGCAGCAGCGGTATCGTTATTTCCGGTATCTAATTTTAAATCGGAGCGCAAATAACGCATCGCTACCGACATGGCGAATTGGTCTGTTAATCGTAAAGCATAAGATGCATCAATGGTTAATTCGTTGGGTCTTTGAATTAATGCCTGAGAAAATTCATCTTGAACGAATTCAATATCACCTAAAGAAAAATATTTAAAGCTAGCTGCAAATGCGCTACGCTCATCCAATCGGTTGAAATAGGTAACGTTTCCTAAAAAAATATCGTTTACCAATTTGCTTAAATAGGGTGTATAACTTACTGCTAATCCTGATTTGGTTTCTGAGAACACATATTTTGATGAGTTCCATTGTTGCGAAAAAGCATCAACCGAAGTAGCAACACCCATATCGCCCATGGAAGCGGCTCGGGCATCTGGTGCTATTAAAACAAACGGCACACCTGTAGTAATGACACGCCTTTCTTGATTATCAAAAATAATAGTTTCTCCTTGAGCATTTATTTTCAATACAAAAGCAAATGCCATTAATAGCAATATTCCGTTCTTCATGGGATAGTTTTAATTAACAAATATAATTTTTATTTCAAAACTTTTTCTAAATCTCTTCAACCTGTTAAAATCTTCGATTATAAACGTTTTTAACTTAAAGGATTACAAGTTTCTCTATTTTTTCTACTTTTTTATTAAGCAAATCCGATTGCACCGTAAGCTTATAAATATACACGCCCTTTCCTATTTTATCACCAAAATCGTCTCTTCCATCCCAAACTATATCTCTAGATAACGAACTTGTGGTTTTGGTGCCTGCATTGGTTTGACCATTAAGGGTTTTCACCAATTTGCCCGAAACGGTGAATACCTGTATTGAAACGTTTAAAGGGTCTGAACTATTGTGATTAAACCAAAATTCTGTATAATTTACAAACGGATTTGGATAGTTAAGCACGTTGTTAATAACCAATTCTTCATCCTTATCGTATACAACAAATTGAATTTCAGCGACTGACGAATTATTATAAACATCCCAAGCTTTTAAGGTTAGCGTATGCAGCCCGGGCTCTAAATCTCTAAACGGAAAAGACACGACGCCTTTTTTGTAATCATCGACTTCGGTTTGGTAATAATCGTTTAATATAAACGGATTGGTTTCATCGCCATCAATAATAGCTACAATATCGTGACCAATACCACTTGCTGTATTTATGCCGTTTTCGTCTTCCAGTTTAGCTAGCAATGTTGGCGATTCGTTGGTTATGCCTCCAGAAACGAAATTCTCGTCATTCATATAAAGGGCAATCACAGGACCAATATTATCTTCGGGGGCATTGTTGTTTAATCCACCAATTCTAACCGTGTTGAGGCTGGCTCCAGATTGGTCTTCGAGTAAGGCATCATTTTTTGAATAAAAGCTAACTTTACCAAAACCTACGGGAATTCCAATATCTTTAGGCACAACAAAATCGAACTCGAATTGCCCGTTTGTAACCGATGCTTGTCCTCTAAAAATAATTTCCCCCAAGGTTTCAAAATCCATTTTTATCAGCTGGCCGTTTAATCGGGTACCATCGTTCGCCAGGGTTTGCCTTTGTATATTTTTATCGTAAATCGTGGTTGAAAGCGTGCCGTTATAATCACTTAAAACATTTCCCGACACATCGGTAACTTCGCCGGCAAGTTTTACGTAACTCAATGCTTTTAAGGTATCGGTGGCTTGTGTGATGGGAACATCGTTAATTCTTGTTAATCTGACGTTGGGCTTAGCAAATGCTAATTTCATGGCTGGGTCTCCAATAAAAAACACCAAACGTCTTTGGCTTTGGCTAGAAATTGACGGATCGTTTTTTGTTAATCTTAAGGCTTCTGCCATAGATGGGTATTCGTAATCTTCATAAGCATCAAAAGTACTGTACGAAAACAAATACTGTTCTAATTTATTATTAAAAGTGATTCCAAAATTTACAAAAACCTGCCTTGTTGTGGTAATTAAACCAATAGCCCCTGCTTTTTTATTCCAATAGGTAAATTCGCCCGCAGTTTCCCGAAACGGATTATCGAATTTGGTGAACTCGCAGGTTACGGTTACAAAGCAATTGAGTTTACAAATATTTCGAAACCCCTCTACATCGGGCTTTGTTAATATGCGTTCTTGGGCTAAACCTTCTTCCCCGCCGTGTCCAAAATAGTTTACAACCAAGGCGCCATTATCAATAGCGTTAACCAAAGATTCAGTTACTTGCGGGTATCTGTTTCCGCCGGCAGAAGCCTCTTGTTTAAAGGCATCGGTATGTATTTTAATAACATTTATAAATGGTTTTTCCTGACTAACGTTATTCCCAACATTATCTGTGGTTTGTTGTAAAATACCTTCCCAATCTTTATCGACATCATCAGAAACGACTACAAAATTATTCCGCCAACTACCAAAGGCCTCTTTTGCGTAATAGCTTTCAATTTTATCGACCATGTCTTTGGCGCGTTGTGGTGTATCGGCCAATATTCGGCCCACCGCAACATCCAATTTATCGCTTGTTGCCATGGTACCTTCATTGGCATCCATCATACCATAAAAATCATCTGAAACAAATGAGTTGGTTAGATTAAAACTATTATACGAATACCACGATGGCACTATGTTGGTGTTATTGGGAATGCGGTCTTTATAATCGAATGAGCCGTCACCAAATAAACACACATATTTAATTCTGTTTTCTGGCGTGCTGGCATTATCGTAAACATACTTGACTAAATTCCGGATGGCGCCAACGTCTTGATTTCCTGTACTAAACTCGTTATATATTTCGTTTAAGCCCACCGCTTTAACATTTAAATTGTATTGATTTCGGTTTATTTGAGCTAAACGTTCCGCTTGATTGAGCATATTATTTGGAGCCACTATAATATAATCGACATCTTGAAATTGTCCATCACTATTCTGAAAAATAGTGCCTTTTATATTTTGATTGGCAACGGTTTTTTCAGCATCCATTTTAGGTTCAAAATAATCTGTTGGCGTTACGGCAACGTAGGTTTTCAGGGTTCCTAAATTTGAAGTGAATGAAAGGTTGGCACTGGCATCTGTATTCACAAAACTTGTAACATTATATAAATCGGTAATCTCCCAAACCTCTGAAATTTGCGATGCGTTTGCAATATTATATTGCCCAATTCCAGAAGCTGTAGCTACGGCACTATGTTTAAACTGGAATTGTTTATCGGTAAAACTCAAAGCTCTGGTAGCTTCAATAGAGATGTAATCTAAATAGCTCAAAGCACTAGGGTTGCCTTGGTTGTCGTAATTAAGATTTACACTTATATTCGAGGTGTTTACAATTACATTCCCAATATACGAGGCCTCATTTGCCAAACTGGGATTTGAAGCTCCCGGAATAGATAAACTTGAAACCGCATTACCGTTAACGTTAATTTGCATACTGCTTTGCGTAGATGAGGTTGACGCCACATAAACCTTAAGATTTATGGGAGTAGTTGTTATTAGGTTTGGAAAATCGAATTCAAAAGTTTTGTCGTTATCAATATCGAAACGGTCACCAAACCAACGCCTTCCCAAAAAGGCAATGTTATGCTCGTCTACTTCATGAAACTTGTAATCTTCAAACGTATCAATCATCATATCCACGGTTCCTGTGGGCTGACTCATGGGTTGCATGCGCTTGCCTAAACCAGGACTCACATTAATGTAATAATAGGTGATATCGGCATAACAATTAATATTGGTATTGCTCTCTGCGTTATATCCTTTTGGGCCTTGGGCATAAAACAGAATATGGTCTTCGTCATTAAAAACACCATCTTCCTCACCAACAAATCTTATGGCGTTTTCTGTAACATCCAATGGGTGGGCTATGGCGTTAGAATATGGTATCATGTGTCCGCCATTGCCATATAATTTAATGGTTCGTGGGTCAACACTATTTACACTTATGCCCAAATTTTGCAAAAAACTTTTAGACATTTTAAACACGCCCGTAGTATCTACATAAAACTTAAACCATTCGCCCGAGCTTAAAACCGAATTTGTAATAACCCCAGAAGTGCCATTAAATTTATTAAATGCAGCCATTCGATTGGCACTGGTATTATAATTTATTTGAAAAGATTGCACTTTTTTATAAGTCCCGTTGGCATCCTTTATAATGGGCGTTAATTGAAAATAGGCAAATTGTTTATGTCTAGCTTTTGAATTTTTTAAAGTGAATTTTAACGCGCTTCCAATAGTGTTAACATTCAAATCTTTTAATTCTTCTTTGGAAATGGGAGCGTATGTAACCTGACTGATTTGTATTGAAGCCTCGTTAACGGCAGTTGACGTTTTCCACTGTGCAACAAATAGCAACCCTTCGTTAAAATCGTAGCTAAAATGTTCGGCATTAAAAGCCGGTATTTTTAAATTATAGTTGCCACCGGAAATGGTTTGATGACCGTCCCATTTAATGGTAAACTTTTTTTGCTGCGAAAACATGGCAGCAGAAAAAAATAAAAACAAAAGTAAAATGTACTCTTTCATCGCTAGAATAACGGCTTTTATAAAATGTTATTATCAATAATAATTAACAAATTTAAAAACCGATTCAAAAATACAATAATAAATTAGTAAATCGTACGTTTATTAATCAGAAAACAATGATGAAAAACAGCAAAAACATCGTTGTAGTGTTTAAAAAATAGGGTGAAATGCATATTTTTTTGGTTAAAATGCAAAAAATTACTTGTGTTATTGGGTTTAATTCTTATATTGCAGCACCAAAAATATTATTAGCTTACTTAAAAGTATGGATATGAAAAAAGTAGTAGCATTAAAGGTTATGGTAGTTTTAGCACTATCTGTAACCGCTATTGGTTGTAAAAAATCTTCGAGCTCAAAGAATAGTTCTAGAGCAACTGGATGGCAAATCAACGACAGAGAAGGTGGTTTTCAATACAATACCAGTTTTAAAGAACAAGAAACCGCCCCAGGTTTAGTCTTTATTGAAGGCGGAACTTTTACAAAAGGAAAGGTTCAAGACGATGTGATGCACGATTGGAACAATACACCAACACAGCAGCATGTTCAGTCGTTTTATATGGACGAAACTGAAGTTACCAATATCATGTATTTAGAATATTTGGATTGGATTAAACGCGTATATCCACCAAGTGACGAAAACTTCAGAGCCATTTATCAAGGTGCGCTACCAGATACTTTAGTTTGGAGAAATCGTTTAGGATTTAACGAAATAATGACCGAAAACTATTTACGTCACCCAGGTTACGCAGAATACCCTGTGGTTGGTGTAAGCTGGATTCAAGCTG
Protein-coding regions in this window:
- the porU gene encoding type IX secretion system sortase PorU, whose amino-acid sequence is MKEYILLLFLFFSAAMFSQQKKFTIKWDGHQTISGGNYNLKIPAFNAEHFSYDFNEGLLFVAQWKTSTAVNEASIQISQVTYAPISKEELKDLNVNTIGSALKFTLKNSKARHKQFAYFQLTPIIKDANGTYKKVQSFQINYNTSANRMAAFNKFNGTSGVITNSVLSSGEWFKFYVDTTGVFKMSKSFLQNLGISVNSVDPRTIKLYGNGGHMIPYSNAIAHPLDVTENAIRFVGEEDGVFNDEDHILFYAQGPKGYNAESNTNINCYADITYYYINVSPGLGKRMQPMSQPTGTVDMMIDTFEDYKFHEVDEHNIAFLGRRWFGDRFDIDNDKTFEFDFPNLITTTPINLKVYVASTSSTQSSMQINVNGNAVSSLSIPGASNPSLANEASYIGNVIVNTSNISVNLNYDNQGNPSALSYLDYISIEATRALSFTDKQFQFKHSAVATASGIGQYNIANASQISEVWEITDLYNVTSFVNTDASANLSFTSNLGTLKTYVAVTPTDYFEPKMDAEKTVANQNIKGTIFQNSDGQFQDVDYIIVAPNNMLNQAERLAQINRNQYNLNVKAVGLNEIYNEFSTGNQDVGAIRNLVKYVYDNASTPENRIKYVCLFGDGSFDYKDRIPNNTNIVPSWYSYNSFNLTNSFVSDDFYGMMDANEGTMATSDKLDVAVGRILADTPQRAKDMVDKIESYYAKEAFGSWRNNFVVVSDDVDKDWEGILQQTTDNVGNNVSQEKPFINVIKIHTDAFKQEASAGGNRYPQVTESLVNAIDNGALVVNYFGHGGEEGLAQERILTKPDVEGFRNICKLNCFVTVTCEFTKFDNPFRETAGEFTYWNKKAGAIGLITTTRQVFVNFGITFNNKLEQYLFSYSTFDAYEDYEYPSMAEALRLTKNDPSISSQSQRRLVFFIGDPAMKLAFAKPNVRLTRINDVPITQATDTLKALSYVKLAGEVTDVSGNVLSDYNGTLSTTIYDKNIQRQTLANDGTRLNGQLIKMDFETLGEIIFRGQASVTNGQFEFDFVVPKDIGIPVGFGKVSFYSKNDALLEDQSGASLNTVRIGGLNNNAPEDNIGPVIALYMNDENFVSGGITNESPTLLAKLEDENGINTASGIGHDIVAIIDGDETNPFILNDYYQTEVDDYKKGVVSFPFRDLEPGLHTLTLKAWDVYNNSSVAEIQFVVYDKDEELVINNVLNYPNPFVNYTEFWFNHNSSDPLNVSIQVFTVSGKLVKTLNGQTNAGTKTTSSLSRDIVWDGRDDFGDKIGKGVYIYKLTVQSDLLNKKVEKIEKLVIL